Part of the Vanessa atalanta chromosome 1, ilVanAtal1.2, whole genome shotgun sequence genome is shown below.
TTTAGCTTCTTGTTGTTCTTCTGGGCTGTATACATTTGTATCTCAAGTGCATAAATCTCCAAAAGCTGTGTTCCCTTTTTCAGGTCATCCTCACCTTCATCTGTCTGAAATTCATTGAAACAATTAATAACTTggcatataaatgtttaatgtacCTTCcctaatattatactatattacttttgttttgtttaactaCATTATTCTTgagagtatattatattttgtatatttttattgcatatcaTGTAAAGAAATGATCACaccagattttaaaaataaagatataattataatgtcaaaattaagtaacatacattgtatacaataattttgtaacccataaaataaataaaataaaagtacttgGCAACTTTGATGCAATTGTTTCAATATCTTGGCCAATTTATTAAAGTCCCCACGATCATAATACAACTTGCCaagttttgtatttgttttaaaccACAGTCGATCATTTTTAGCATCTTTCAACGCCTCAAGTGTTGTTTCGTAAAAGTCTTGCAAAAGTTCCatctgtaaaaatttaatacgaaCAAACAGTAACAAGCTTAGATTTATAAAACTAGAATGTACAtttcacttatttattattaaagtaaaaaaatccatataaaGCATACAGTGTTAAAAGTCAACATGTTATATGTAAGGAAAATATATGGAACCTCAAACCTAAGCAGTATaagattttattcatttaaattagtctAACTAATTGTAAGGAAATAgcgaatatacatataataactgTGAGTAGAAAAATCCAgtgaatgtaatttatatttttcaaagtataaaaaacataattctcattacaattgttgtatatttttaattatcatttatagttTAAACTCGTAATACTTTGTCCCTTTATCAAAGTTCTGTTTATATATGAGATtactaataatttgaaatatatttgcataCTTACATTTCTAGAAGTAGATATATAGTCGAGAATAGAATTAATAGACTTCTCCGAGTGGTTCCTAGTGACTGCACTCTTTATGTAAGTGAGCAGTTGTTTGTATCTCGCCATCATTTCTGTGAAGTTACtctgacaaaataataaaaaatattaatacaaatttatagaaaataaactcttataaatattaaaaaaaaaaacataataaaaataataatttctaaaatactGTTTCCAGTTTTtccaaatatgtattatttattaacacatttCTTGAACATTAagcttcaataaaaaataatagtttacttatacttttgtatttaagcTTAATGtcttaaagttaatatatataattattttatatgggcatttaaaattgtaatcctgaaattttgattgtaatgctacctgaaaattaaaacattcttgCACATCAAACTACTAAGGTAAACCAATGGCGCTGACTGCACCTGTGGCGAGTTAAttgataatagaaaataaatacatatatataccaatttaaaattaatttttatcatctgttTGAGTGCTTTAAAGCCCCATTCTCCCTTGTCTCCACCCTCGAGCTCTAAAACCTTTTGAAAGCTAAGCAGAGCTGCTTGTGGTTCATCTTCTTTAAGAGCTTTACTATTGTAGTATTGGTTTTCTAGATCAACATCTGGTTCTGTGTTACTGTCCTCAGAGTATTCctgaaagttattattttaattagttatttcgaaatcttgtaattatttaaacagaagGCATTACACCGAATAAAGAACACTTATTTATTCAGCAACTGAATATTTTGTTCTTGAAATTGTTACATGCATGGCAATATTAAGCTTTATTATTTCCATAGAGAAATACTGCTTTAACGAGCCTACATGACACGTCAATGcaggatgttttttttaaatagcttggATGGAAACGATATTGGTTGGAAAGTATATGGaagaaatataacttattataagaattttataataaagaacgACAAGCATAAAGACACCTAATACATCACATTTTTCTCtttcaaaatgataaatattctattatgttattgaaaacataataacaaaagaaacttACAAGACCATAATCTTCCTCTTCTTCGCACATGTAGTCATCATCGTTATCCGACATTGTAACTagtttacaataaagtatatgtaactatattaattcaaattaaaataaattatgtacatgtaaagttataaattttcGGCTAACCAATTATTACCAAACAATCGTAATCATCGACTCAACTCAACAATCAGCCTTTTCAAACGTCAGTTATGACATTTATCATCGTGATACTGACTCTTTATACTCGACTGACATTACAGAAGTTTATCGTTTTTGTAGAGTTGGATTCTTACGAAAAGGAATATgacctaaatattaatttctacaattttgaaaagtttatgcaacattatcttaataaaattgttattcttttatattgctctttctattttcttatgctcgaaaatttattaatcatagtactcagtggtttttttttttttttttatgtcataaggtggcaaacgagcaggaggctcacctgatggaaagtgactaccaccgcccatggacatctgcaacaccggggggcttgcaggtgcgttgccggcctttcaggaaagagtacgctcttttcttgaaggttcccaagtcgtatcggttcggaaaaatcgccggcgaaagctggcgTAATAATAGTTGATAGGATTGTTATTCTTTATTTccaatttatcatatattatgttataatatctCTAAGGGAGGAAggaagattataaatagaccgatgagctctcttttgtaaaataaaaacaaatttaatatctataacGTTACCCCAATAATATACCATAAGACTATGGAAAAACCATAAAATACTAGTCGAGCAGCATCATTATCAATTACTTGTCTAACTTTTTTAACTGTGTATGGAGGCTGTGGAACTGAGACTTCCTGTCATGGACGTTAAGCCAGTATCCCACTGAAATTTCCTAAAAACACTAAAGCGTTGGCTACTTAAAGGACattttgaatacttttttattattttaatttctaaaattagGTAGGGTAaagttatagattttatttttattgctaaacagaattatttattaattaaataaaccaatCGTTAATTTCCGACTGTTTATGTCGTAGTTATCAGTTTTttctcttaaattaaaaaataaaattatggtcAGCAAACCgtacaatattacaaatacctttaacatagaaagataggtcatttatatacattagaAATAGGAAAAGACCCAAAATTGGTTGAACACCCATTTATATCGCGAAAGACTTTATTCCTTTAACGATTTGTTGAACTTGTTGAACTCTTTGACTTAAGtatgaagcaatgagatcaaGGGCTTTACCTTTAATACCATTATACTTTAGATTCTAAAAAGGTGTTTTGTGTTCTAAacaatcaaatgctttagacAAATCGCAAAATACACCAGCAGCATTGTGTGGTGTATTTTTCTATGCATCATTAATCTGCTTAAAATgtgactattttataaaaaatactaagatatttcttatgattttttttaatattcatttgtttttagtgtattttttatatacaaaaaacattttgattaagATAAACGAACaccaatttattacaatatcgtaaaattatattattattaattgacagAAATGAACACCAATATCTGACAATTACAATTTAGTTCATGAAATAAAACCTTGAACGTTTATTGGTTAAAAGATTAACCAatcaaaatagttaaaatttaggATAGATATCGCGGGAAAACTTTCTTGAGCTATAAAccgaacaaattatatattaggaGCTGCTTTTTTATATTCGGTGTTGTATTTTACACATTTCCTTATATTATAACTACACAACAACAAAAATGGTTCTGAAATTAACAAAGCAGTTCTCTTGATTATTGAACTAAATTTTTGATTGGTCAAATTAGACATTGAAAGGTGTGTTctgaaacaaaatttttaatgcATGTTTTTAAAAGCTTAACTTCACTCCACAATTataaggaaattatttaaaatttataaactaattacACATTTTACATAAGCACAGTTCACAGCAATAGCACGATTTAACATTATTTGGtatttacttcaataaatacaatatgaatTTGTATCTCACTATTAGCTATGAAGTGGTTAATGAACGTAATCCGTTTCCCGCCAAAAACGAAGTGCTGTCAGCTGTGAAATACTTGCTTGCTCCATTAAAGTAGATTGTTCCATTGGTAATTTACTCATTAATTTTTCTGCTTCGCAAGTAAtaagttttacaaaaatattgattgtttattttaactttaataacaaGTTTAGtcgtgtttttttgtttaaaatgtctATTTTAAACGATAAGGAAAATCTTCGCAATGGCATGAGCAATGTAAACCTAAAGGTTAGTAAGTcggttattagttatttatcaattcatgaatatataaatgaatacgtTCATGAATGATGTTCTTTATTTTACAGTCTCCTACTAAAAATGTTCTCTCCCCGCGAAATGAAACAGAAAAAGTTGAAAAGATGGAAATCGAGAAAGAACTTAAAGTACAAACATTCGACCCCCAGCTTGAACCACTATTGAAAGAAAATCCTCGCCGCTTTGTTATATTTCCAATCCAGTATCCTGATATTTGGCAAATGTATAAAAAAGCAGAAGCATCTTTCTGGACTGTCGAAGAAGTTGACCTGtctaaggttttattattaaataaatttatagcttTGTGATACATgactatcaaatttaaattactttcttcatcttatatttaaattttaatataactaaaaaaataatgttcgcGCAACATTTCGTAACTTATTATTCAatgtaaatgaattaataaatggtTAACTTTACTTGACACACAATTTCTTAAACAGGACCTGAGTGATTGGGAGAGCTTGAAAGACTGCGaaagacattttattaaacatgtGCTAGCTTTCTTTGCTGCCTCAGATGGGATAGTGAATGAGAATCTTGTGGAACGCTTCTCTCAGGAAGTGCAGGTGCCTGAAGCGAGATTCTTTTATGGATTTCAGATTGCCATGGAAAATGTCCACTCTGAGATGTACTCACTTCTAATTGAAACTTACATCAGAGATCCCAAGGAAAGGTAAATAGTTATTGTTATAGTTGttatcagtaaataaaaatctaatctaagcaatataatattattgaatagctTTAGACACCAACAAATGAATTGATTTTCATTTGACCTTTGATaacataatactataatatttttaattagtcacACCATTtagtaaacaaaaacataagttgcaataacataacatataactAATGTAATATACATTGTTCAATCtccaaaaaaacatttatatcatagtacaaatattttcatatttaaaaaaaaaaatgtgtccaTGCAATCTAGGGACTTCCTATTCAATGCTATCGAGACATTACCCTGTGTGAAGAAGAAGGCTGATTGGGCTCTACAATGGATTGCAAGTAAAACAGCCACTTTCGGTGAACGTATTATAGCATTTGCTGCAGTCGAAGGCATATTTTTCTCTGGAAGCTTTGCATCTATATTCTGGCTTAAGAAACGTGGACTTATGCCAGGATTGACCTTCAGTAATGAACTTATTTCTCGGGATGAGGTATGTTTTGCATCAAGTATTAATACAGCTTAGTTTTTTAAGTCAGTATCAATTGAACTGAAATTCAAAGGAAATTCTGTATGTTAATATATGGAAATGTGTAACTTGAGTCACTTTCATGAATCATGGTAAATTTTTCCACTATCTGTTTATATCTTATGTAATAGTACTATAACAAATTTCTTGCAGGGTCTCCACACAGACTTTGCATGTTTAATGTTCAAGCATTTAGTACAGAAACCTAGCAAAGAAtgtgtattaaatgttataaaggaTGCAGTTGTTATTGAGCAGGAGTTCTTGACTGATGCCTTACCTGTCCGACTTCTAGGCATGAATTGTGAACTCATGTCAAACTATATTGAGTTTGTAGCTGATCGGCTGCTTGTTGAGTTGATAGGCGAAAAGGTAAGTTACAAAATGAGTGTTTTATTTGTGAAGAAAGAACcactttacaatattaaactaaaaaatgtaTAGCATATAACATACAAGTTATTAGCTTATATTGTTACTTcatatttcttgtttattttgcaGTATTACAATACTAAGAATCCATTTGACTTCATGAATCTCATCTCCCTGGAGGGGAAAACAAACTTCTTTGAGAAAAAAGTTGGTGAATACCAAAAATGGGGAGTGATGGCTAACCCTAATGACAATGTATTTACTTTGGATGCAGAGTTTTAAGTCTTTCCAAGTGATTATGATATTAATGACTTGCACAGTATTAAATATACCAGTTAAATTACCTTGACTTAGCCACTTTGATGTTCATTCCAACATTAAtaagaacaattaattttaaattgattggaTTTACGTCAACATGACTTTCACACTTACTGAGAAATTGATGTACCTAATATTAGATTaagtaaataagataatataatttttttaatattaatgtaagtagtatataaatttaggatgtaataaatatatcaattcatTAACAATTGTGGAAGTTAGTGAAACATACTAATTGTAATAGattgattatatttagataatttgtgatataatgtaattttctattttcaataaatcatttcaattatACGAAAAACATTggagtttattttgttatcaatttagtttttaattgtttcacaaaatttgattttaaaataatatgaaaacaatatatgtatgaattccttttgaataatttagaaacaaaactgatataatataaatattcaaaagatatttttaggttagatttatttctgttttgagTTGTGTaaccataatatatattgttaaaaacatcAAGTTCATTATCATTcacaaataaactttacatCGTTTTTTCTATCTGATAGAAAAGTATTCGATTGTCGAGGTTCGTAGGATGCGCataggtataaaaaaacatttaaatttacatggcaacaaattgaaatattacaaataaatatttcaaaaaattgttagtaactttgaaatataaacCAAACATGTATCCTATCAATTAAGATtagaagtaataaatattaaacagggaGGGGGTCggcctattatttttttttatattaagggaGGGCGTCAAAAACAAGCGAAAATAgtcttacataataaattaatggattatataataattattattattccctgagcgagagccgagatggcccagtggttagaacgcgtgcatcttaaccgatgatttcgggttcaaacccaggcaggcaccactgaaatttcatgtgcttaatttgtgtttataattcatctcgtgctcggcggtgaaggaaaacatcgtgaggaaacctgcatgtgtctaatttcaacgaaattctgccacatgtgtattccgccaacccgcattggagcagcgtggtggaatatgctccaaaccttctcctcaaagggagaggaggcctttatcccagcagtgggacatttacgggctgctaatgctaaaaaaaaaaaattaaaaataatattagcattaaAGATTCTGTTAACTAACTTTTATTTAGGATTACAATATTGGATACATTCCCTTAACTATGTATTATACAACACTCAGTAGACAGGGTACTCAGTGCACTTAATCGGTCGTTGTCGAATCGAgactattatttattgaatagagtaaataaatgtaatttgtacCAGGGTGACCCTGAAATTCACGGTGCGCGACAAGTGGAACAAGCCGGTAGTGGTGCAGCAGGCCTTCGTGCGCATCGCGCCCGCCAACGCGCCGCACGAGGCCATCTACGTGGCtcaaggggagaggaggcctttatcccagcagtgggacatttacgggctgctaatgctaatgcttatgtTAAATTTGCATGGGCTTGCCTAttctgattaaattaaaaatgatgataatttaaaacttattgtgtatttatcatattaaaatcactttaatgacggttttattattatgacatcatcagctgattattttaatttgcagCAAtgcgttaattatttttatttagttccgATGTTATAGATTACTTACTTTGATCCccttaatgaaattttaaaataactgtcaGGCATATAACAGAATTTTGCACaggaatttctatttattttattcgatttgatttattcgatttgataaaccacagatcctcgctagagaacacagattcattcctagaatgatacgtgaggctattgaaattcaaaaacatccgaacttcaatagagaagatggttggagactttctaacacttgggatccacttattaaaaatttaaaatcccaaatccaacagactgcaagacctaaagatacagttagtgccttctgcgtgcaaccggaacgctactcaagataccaattaagaaatcgttggcggtagttgtaaataatatttctttttaattcgaacagacaaatgtcaccttagtctgcccgtgaccacgaacactgcaaagtgctcgaaacgtcgggatgttaaaataaaataattaatatacgcgattaaatccgttaaaaaactagttttattctATTTGAACTTAGGGAAGCACTAAT
Proteins encoded:
- the LOC125077743 gene encoding ribonucleoside-diphosphate reductase subunit M2 yields the protein MSILNDKENLRNGMSNVNLKSPTKNVLSPRNETEKVEKMEIEKELKVQTFDPQLEPLLKENPRRFVIFPIQYPDIWQMYKKAEASFWTVEEVDLSKDLSDWESLKDCERHFIKHVLAFFAASDGIVNENLVERFSQEVQVPEARFFYGFQIAMENVHSEMYSLLIETYIRDPKERDFLFNAIETLPCVKKKADWALQWIASKTATFGERIIAFAAVEGIFFSGSFASIFWLKKRGLMPGLTFSNELISRDEGLHTDFACLMFKHLVQKPSKECVLNVIKDAVVIEQEFLTDALPVRLLGMNCELMSNYIEFVADRLLVELIGEKYYNTKNPFDFMNLISLEGKTNFFEKKVGEYQKWGVMANPNDNVFTLDAEF